Within Homo sapiens chromosome 2, GRCh38.p14 Primary Assembly, the genomic segment tGACACTGCTCTGCAGAACCAGTGCCCTTCCTTTTACAATGTTAAATCTGTCCCTCTCCTTCATTATAAACAAAAACTTAGTATCATTTCCTAGCTAGGAGAAATAACAGTACACCATAAGATACAGATTCTTGTTCCACTTCTGCTATTACTCAGTAAAGACCCCTTGGGTAAATCAGATAgcctctcttggcctcagtttactcatgtCTAAAGTCTTCATTTCTAAGGTCCCTTGGGACAATGACATTATCAGATTCAAAACAGAATAAGGCTCTATGTTCTACAGTAGTGTATAGGCACATTCGTTCTTAGCTCAGGGATTCTTAACCTAGAGCTCACAGAAACTGTACGCAAGTATACATCCACTTTTAAGTTAACACTTTTCACATTTCTCAAAGACcgtatctttaaaataaaagattaagagCTACCTTAGCTGGTAATAAAACtggtatacttaaaaaaaaatcagagattgtTACTTTATCATTGTACTTGTTTGGCATGGCTAAGATGTGTTACTGGTCACTAAGGGTGAGATTTCACTTCCCTAACCTGTTCTTGAAGGCCTTCAACAGATCCCACTTCTTGTTCCACTCTAGTAGCCACACTTCTAAAAATGATCTGTgcaacatatataatatgcaagCTGTAGAATGCTGGCTGTTAAAAATGGGGTCCATTTTCAAATACAACATTTTTCTAAACCATGCACAAAAGAACAGCCCTACAGGGACACTCTTCCATACTGTATACATGCCGTTGCCACTACATGTGAATACTGGCAGACGTTAGTGGCTAAAGATAAACATTAGATAAAACATAGGTCTTCATTGAGCAGACCTGAAATAGCAGAGCAATGAAGTACATTACAAATCAGCATcccactacattttaaaaaacaaaccaacaagggTGTCATGCCACCAGTCAAAAGGTACTTTGCTTAAACTGGCATTCTTTAACATGCATGTTGTAGTGGTAAGTACTTCATTTCATACAGCCACAGTAATTAATACTTTGCTAAGGGCTACCCAGCTGCTAAAAACTGCTGTTATCTCATACTGAGAATGCTAGTTCTATACCTTTGCTCTCAGGCTGTGAGGAAGGGGTGCTAGTCCAAAAGGCCATGGGATTAGATTTAAAAAGGCTAAAATTAAAtcctagaaaataaagaatatttcattttttaacattttaggaaacaaaatgaatatgcttttaaaacataaaaagccaGAATCCCTCAATTTATACCACCAATCTGACTGTCTTACATATTCATTTATCCCTGTAGTTTCATTCTTTGCTCATTTAATACATGAGCAAGACTGACATACAACACATAAAATGAGAACATCTCAatatcatgtttttttttgttttttgttttttgttttttttggagacaaagtctcactcagtcactcagtcaggctggagtgcagtggcatgatttcagctcactgctacctccatctcctgtgctcaagcgatcctcctgcctcaacctcctgagtagctgctaattataggcacgcaccaccatgcccggctcatttttgtattttcagtagaaacagggtttcaccatgttggccaggctggtctcgaactcctgagctcaagtgatctgcccacctcaacctcccaaagtgctggcattctaggagtgagccaccgtgcccagcctcaatatCATGTTTTCTGAGtgacaaaagaaacagaacaaatgaaaatgaacactttaaaaaaagactCACGTTAATGCGCATGATTCAAGCATGAGTCCGTACACTGTACCAAGTTCTTTTGCTCTGCCCTAGCATGATAGAAGTATCTTCCAGTTACTGAAATGTCTTTAACTAAGTTCTCTTGCTCTTTGAAACCTCACCGTGAACTtattaagggagaaaaaaaattgctcaaaTATTTTGGGGGTGTTCACAAAGCATCGTTTATATCCCAACATTAGTATCCCACAAAGAGTCTGCATCAAGCtaaacattaaaagaaagaaaaattgtgctTAACTTTAACAACAAAGTACCTACCCTTTTCTGGTGTTTTAAATGTGTAGTTGATTGAAGATTCTTCCGTtggaaaggaagcagagagaTTTTTGACTTTGCTATCTGAAGACTGTTCGATATCAGAGTTCTTTGACAGTTCACATTTTTTAGGTTCCACTTTGCTTTCAGATCCACTCTGGGCTACTGAACTAGTTTCACTATTGTTACTTTTCAAAGGTGCATTAAAACTAAATCCAAACAAAGACCCAGTGGCAGAACTGTTGCCAAATACaaatggttttgatttttcaCTACTAAAAATTCTTTTAACAGACTCTGAAACAAATACAAACTTTGGAGGAGAAACcactgcttttgttgttgtttcagatgTGCTAGACACTTCAACTTCTGAAGCTGCATCTGCTACATCATCACCCTGAATAACATCTGTCCTCTCTCTTGTGGTTTCTTCTAATATAGCTACAGCAATTTTGCCACATGGTGACTCTCTGGGAGTGCTTGACCGAGAAACATGAGGTGTTATCAAAGAATCTTTTTCCTGGGCTGTTTTTGCTTCATCAAAAATTTTCTTAAACGAGTCTGCAACATCCTGTAGTTTAAAACGAACAGCTAAATGCtctacttttctttctccatctgcaaaatcACATGCAGTCCACACCCATACTCTTTCTGTCCCTTTCATATTTTGCAAACTCATGTCTGGAGTTATTCTGTGATTGGCACAAAGTTTTAATACTTGGTCCCTTCTCATCACTATACGAACTTGCTTATTATCATAATTCTGTAAAATCTTTATATCACCAATGCCCCTTTCTTTCCATTGACCAACATCTTTATCATATCTGTAGATTTCTGCCCTGTGACTAAAAACAACTTGTTCATTTTCCTCACCACTGGATACTTCAACTAGATCAGGTAAAGGAACAACAGGTTCAAAGTACTGtccatctctctcttcttcttgagTAACAACAGATTCTTCATCAGTGCCAACTGAAGTCCCACTCTGATTCAACTTGGCAGGAGACTTAGATAGACTCAAAGCAGATTTAAAACTGAAGTTAGATCCTGTTGTTGACTCATCAAAGCGGAAAAGATTTTTTCTCACAGGGCTACTTGCCAATGGAGAAGCATGTACTGAGCTACTACTGACACTATCATCCAAAGCATCTTCCCTTAAGTCATAGTTATCCCATTCTAATGTGGGCCCAGTGTTTTCAGCATTGGGTTTTATTGTTGTGTCTGAGGCACCGGCCGCACCTGTACCTGAAcccttattttcttcctcagtGACTTTTGTTTGATCATTtgtcaaaaatgttttgaaatcttTCAGTCCACTCTTCATTTCTTCAGCTCTCTGTATTAACTTGGCAGCTCTGCCAGTATCTACAAGTTTATGGGGAGTTTGAAGTGGTATGTCTAACAGAAGCCGCTGGCATTCCTCAAATTTCTGCTTGAATTCTTCAGCCAGCTCtggtgttttaaattttgctgCCAACCGCTCTAGTTTGGCATCACCGTCAGAGAAATCACTGGCTGACCACATCCATGCTCTATCTGATCCAGAGAGGGGCTTCAGGTTCATTGTAGTCGTTATCCAATGATTAGCACACACTTTTAGTACTTGTTCTCTTCGCATCAGCATTCTTAGTTTGCCATTGACCTcgtttttgagaatttttaagttCCCCAAGCCCCTTTCTTTCCACTGCCTTACCTCAGCATCAAATCTAAATAGTTTTACCCCCTGTGAATACAGAACTTTTTCACCTTCTTCTCCTGTTACAAGTTCTACTTTTTCAGGCATTTGAACTACTGGTTCAAAATGGATGTCATCGCTGTCCTCAGTCTTATAGGCATCATCATCTTTCTCAAAGTCACCGGAAGTGTTTGCTTTATTGGCCATTTTACCGTATCGTGATGAGAATAATTTTTCTCCAGCACCTGAAAATCCCTTGAAATTGAGGTCTTTTTTGCCAAACTGAAATCCTTCTCCTGAAGTTGATTTTGCAACATCTGCAAATGTAAAAGTGCTACTTGTTTGGCCAAAAATCACACCACGGCCCTTCTTCCGGCCACTAATATCCTGAGCCTGGAAGCCAGTATCATTTTCAAGaggcttttcccttttcttttcttgatttcctGGTTCCGAAATGCCAAATTTAAATCCATCAGCAGACACAGGGATGGAAAATCCTTCTTTGGTTGACTTAAATTCTGTATTAGAAGAACCCTGAAACATAAATGAAGGTGAATTTTCTTGATCCACATGCCCAAAATAGTCATGAAATAAATACCTTCTTCATTCCTAAACAATTTATCAAATGATGttaacaataatgatgatgatgatgatgataacatttattgagcattcatTAATGTGCCAgctgggcactgttctaagcactttacattattatctcattttaatatCCTCAAAAACCCTATGAAttaaggtattattattatcctcattttacatatgaggcaACTGATGCAttgagaggttaagaaacttgcctgtGGTCAAAATAAGCAGAAGAGCAAGGGTCTAAATGCACCCCAACACTCTGTCCTCAAAGCTGTCACATTCAACTACCACTGTAATATTGAGTCTTCAATCAATTGTTATATATATAGCTGTATCAGGCCTGAAAGTACTTACCACATAGTGGGTCAGCAAGGGCATTACAGTTCTATTTCTGTTAAAACAGAACGATGAAGGatccaccaccaccactcccatttttaaaatattctaaatattcacACTTACTAACACAAAAATAAGGTGACTAAGAaggataatttctgtatttggagataaatttaaaatatctacattttaagGGACATAAAAGTTTTAATAGTGAACTGctctcttgaatttatttgaaggaaccctaaacaatttaaaaagaaaataattataaatgtataaattattccTTTGTTACCTTTGTGGGAGTAACATTAGCTgctggtctgagaagatactggGAATTATATGCTGGTGACTGACTATAATATACTGAAGGGCCAGTAgttgcaactgaaaaaaaaaaaagaaaagaaaacactgttaAAGTCTATACTACAGTTAAGACTATCTAGGCAAGAGCTATAAATACAAAAGCAATAGAAgttaaagaaagatttaactacataaattttaaatttctgtacaTCAAAATACACCAATCAAGATTATCAAatgacaaactagaaaaaaattgctaaatatGACATGAAGAATGAGAGAATAGCATCGCTGTGATCAACAAGAACTACCTCGCAAgcattaaaaaaggaataaagaagatAGTAACTGTTGCCTTTTCTAAGAAAGATCAGTATGATGTGGAATTATGGACATTCAGTCACAGAAAGGACGTAAGGAACCAAGATGCCATCTGATAGTCAATGCATTTGAAGTGGGCCTAGAAAATCTGCAGAAAGACTAGGTTGTATTTTGTAAACTAAAGCTATTACTCAGAATGTTCAGCTCAAAAATCACCTGACAAATTCATGGAAAGGATgtcataaataacataaaatgtgttccctggcttaaaataaaaagcacatcaACACTCATACAGATGTACAAACTGTCTGCTCCCTCTGTTTGGTCTGTTTTACCAGGAAACAAAATGACTAGAAGGCACCCATGTTAATGACAAAACTACCAATAGTCATTTGCTTGAACTGTTTTATGATAGTTTTACCAGAAAACAACCAAAAGACCTTTTATGCCTGTACAtggaaggagaaacagaaactGTGCCAAGAGGTTCCAAACAATTGCCTCTGGAAAGCACTGAAAAATCAAGACCTAGAAAAGGCTAGCCAGAAGCCCAAGTTTGATTTCGGAAACCTTACAGAGGTGAGGATAGCTATTTTGAAATTACTATGGGGAGGAAGCAGGCACAGAACACAGAACAACCTGACAGAAATGGCCCAAGAATCTTAAAGTCTTGCAAGATGTCTGTCTGcatgaaagcaaaaagaaaaaataaaatattaaataaaaaaaaatcttagtctgAAGTTTAAGTAGGGACTTTAATTGACTACTGACTCTAAACTGTGCGGCTCTAATAAATCTACTAAAagtaatctaattttttaaagcaccatatgaatagacaatttagGAAAGAAATGTTAATAGGCCTCAAGGAACATGTTTTTGAAGTGAGCCTTGAAAATCTGCAAAATGACGAGGTTGCATTGTGCAAATTGAAGCTATTATGAGAATGTTCAGGTCAAAAAAATTACCTGACAAATTCACGCACAGGATCTCACAAGGAACACAAATGTGTTcgttggctttaaaaaaatcacattaacatTCATGTTGATATACAAAAACTCTTCTCCATCTGTTTTGTGTGAGTTTTACCAAGAAACCAAACAACTGGAAGGTACGTTGAAGATGGCAAAACTACCAACTGCCATTTGCATGAATTGTTGAGCATGACTagtattaaaaaaacttaaaaattgataTCACTTTTGTTCCTACAAATTGGCAAAGGATTTTATAAACTAGTAAGTCAGCATTAGCAAAAGTGCGAAAATGGCACTATCAGATACTAGCGGTAAGAGCATAAACTGAATATTTTGAATACCCTACAAAACTAGGACAGTGTCCTAGAATTTGTAATGGCATAAACcagaaacaacataaataaagGAACAGAATTTACAGTACTTCCATGTGATGGGATACCATGAACTCATTaatattcaaaaaacatttaagtttaaaaatgctCAGAactaaagtaacattttaaaaacaggctaGCTCATCTACACACAACATAGTAACATGGTAACAATCTCATAAAAAATACTATATGTATAGAGAAAGAACCAGAAGGAAATGCTCTCaaatataagaaatgttaatGAGGTGGTTAGCTTTTAGTTTTCTTCACCCTGTTCAGTACTTCTGAGTATCTCCTATGAGCTcattaatctttaattttaatcatcttattttaaaaaaacaaggacCATCTTGatatatgtttacttttattaaggaaaaagaatctatgaacacaggaacagaaatcagGAGATCTTGGCTCTCGCCCTTTCAGTGCCACAAAGCTGTTTTGTGAACCTGTAAATAATCCATTTGGAGTCTCCATGTTTCTCAATTGTAAAATGACGATGTGCTGCTTCTACACATTTCACAGGGTCATTGcaagaataaaatgagacaatGAGAATGTTGGATTTACATGCTTGTATAAGAACAGAAGACCTTTTATGCCTGTacacagaagaaatggaaatcatGACCCACAAGGCACCAAATAACTGACTGCACACATCACTAAAAAAGCCCCAGGAAAGGCTAGCCGGTTTGTTTATCCTCTTACAAGGACCTATATGATGTGTAAGGTTTTAAGAAAACAAGGTTTGAACGTTAGACATTTCATATACTTATCTATGACTTACGACATTTAATAAGCTTGACTTCACaaagattttctgttattttgcttGTGTTGAGAAGATACTATCACAAAAGGCTAGTGGGGTTGCCTTAACTATAGGAACCATCACACAAATGTGCTCATCtaaactagatttttttctaaatctttcctgggctaaaaagagaaaaaaaaaaagggcactaCTACTACCATTTCAGAAGTCTGTCGTACGTAAAAGGAACAATTTTGTTATTTCTGGCTGCCTGGGAGCAATGTATTATACTGGCAAGTGCTTTGGAGTTACACCACTGGAGTGTGAATCTCGGCTCTATCAATAACTAGCTGTATAATAATGAGTAAGTTACCTAacctttctttatccatttccttatttataaaaaaggGATTAATAATGGTACCGGCCATTCTAAGTTACTGTAATTAAATCAAATTACATTCACACAGCACTTTTGCACACAGCCAACCCACAGTAAACACTATTAGTAACCTTAGTTCATTAACTGTTTACTGTATACTCTAATAAATGTCTGATACACACCCACGCCCACCTGCACATACACAAATGCTCATAGTAATTATGTAAGGCAAGTATTATCTCCACATTTCAGACAGGTTAACTTACACAGCTATTATAGTAAGTGATAGAGCAGAACTTAAAAACCCAGTATGATTCAGGTCcaaactccttttctttctttatataaccataatatttcaaattaagtaAGATTTCCTATATAACGTCCTGCCTCTCATCATTATCATCAAAATAATTCCCCAGAGGTGTAGGTTCTTAATTAAGCATTTCTTAGTGCATAACTCTATTCAATAACATTTTGCAATTTAAGGAATAATCTCATCTCAGCTCATCTGAGGTGTGGATTAAGTGTTCTTTAAGCCTTTATATACACGTGATCACATACGGCTCGTTTTTTCTGCTTGGGATTATAAAAATCTCCGTAACACCTAATACAGCTTTTGAAGTCACATATAAACAGACGTTGACATGTATATtaacaaacatatataaacaagGTGATTTCACACGTTATCTACTTAAAAGAGGGAAGTAAAGTAGTTTTACTAAAATATGCGATTATCCACTTGCCAGCTCACCTGTTAGTGGAGCCCCATGAAATGTCTGTGACCCCTGATATCCATCAGGCACCGAGTCTGGTCCATAATTCTCTGTGGGCCAACGATGACGGGATGCTGACTTACTGCTATTTAGTTTCAACTCCTGCATTTCTttctattggaagaaaaaaaaaatcaaataattttaatcatttaattatATCATGCCAGAAACAGTGCTGGGGAAActtactcttttaaatttaaataactgattttttctttttttcttttttgagatggtgtctcgatctgtcgtccaggctggagtgcaatggcacaatcttggctcaccgcaacctccacctcctgggctcaagcaattctcccacctcagcctcccgagtagctgggattacaggcgtcagccagcacgcccggctaatttttggtataatagtagagatggggtttcaccatgtttgccaggctagtcttgaactcctgacctcaagtgatccaccacctcagcctcccaaagtgctgggattataggtgtgacccaccacgcccggacCTGATTATATCTTTTGAAAGTTTCTATTTGCCAAAGAGTTCTAGGTACCTGgtgctgattttaaaatatgattcttaatttgttaaaaatttatcTGCTCCCATTTTCATTCGTTAATACAAAACCTAATTCATTAACTCTCTCACCTAAACAAATAACCTCCTAAATGATCACACCTTCATTTCCATTCTACACTTGCCTACATTAACCTTTCTGACGTTCACCTCCAGCCAAGACAATTCCCTGCTCAAAAAAACAAGTACCTACAAACTAAACTTCTTTCCCCAACTTTCACAGTCCTCTAACATTACACTGACCATCCTTTCAGTGTGTTCTTTCTACACTGCAACCTGGACTACCTGACATTCCAAATCACCTCCCCAAATTAGCTTTTCACTTAACCCTGTGTTCAAACAAAATACAACTAATTCTCAAGGTGATGTTCAAATGCTCCaccaggaaagggaaaaaagtagTAGCTGCAGagaatttattatgtatataataatacGTCCAATGCACTTAAACTCTTAATTTTTACACCATCTACACTGTTAGGTAAACAATATTAGCTCCTATCTTAAAATGAGAGAAACGGATGCAGGGAATAACAGCTGGAATTTGAAACACATCTGActccaaaaatgttttcttaacacAACTCTGCTGCCTTGACAAGATGGCAGATAGATCCAATGCCGTCTAGTGTAGCTATGTGGCTACTTGATCTCTGCTGAAGAAAACTAAATGACAGCACCATACCCAACACCCTAGAACCTACAAAATGTCCCCTTACAAAACAGACACTTAACAGGAAATTCTTTTTCCAAAGAAATTGTAGTGGTATCAGAAAACAGgtaaattttgaaaagtttcaaaCTTCTCTGTATCAGCCCAGGAATCCGATCAGTTCTAACAAGTGAGGTCAGGGACAGATCTAGCatgtctgctttctgtttctacaagtgtttcaattaaaaatttcccAGAAAGACCTAACCATGAGGTCCAAAACTATCTCAATTTTCAAGCTAAATAAAATTTcccccattcatccatctacagTGCCTAGTCCAGATGCTACACATACACATCCAAGAAATAAGAAACTAGTGGAATCACCTAGAAAACTTTATAGTCACTGTTGGTATCCGCACCAGAGCTTTGAATTTGCAATCACTGCTGTAACTGTAATTTTTAACATTCAGTGTGATGAGAACTGGCTTCAATAattctctcattttaaagataagaagcCAAACAGTCACAAAGGAAGTGACTGGCCCAAGATCATTAATTAATGGCAGAGTCAGTACTAGTACCAAGCTTTTCAAGCTCATGGACTAGTGCTCCACTATACTTCCACAGAATACAATGTTGGGAGCCTGAAACCTGTATGTTAAGTCAAAATTGTATGTAATTGTCATAGGCCACGACTACACAGAATTAACATTCAAAATTTTTGTGCAAATTCAAAAATGTCTTCCCCACCAAATAGTATTCTCTTAATTTGCAAATGCTGCTGATCACACTGTAATAATCGCCACACATCAGCATATCCTTGATGTAACTTTAGCAGTATGAGTAATTTAGTTCTTGCTTGATAAACATGAAAGAACCTACTTTTATTTCCAATTCCAAAAAAGTCAAGCTCCTTTGAACCCTATtgttaaaataagatatatatacataactatTTCCTTACATAATTAagtcaaattcatatggaagtatTAAAATATAGTAAGACTTTTTGAAGCTCAGACCACTTTTCGATTCCTAGCTATACATTTGAAACACATGTAATCCACAGCTAATCTGGGAATGAACTCATAGACCAGAGTATGATTAGTACATTGTAGCACTTCAATCACTCGGGAACCTTCTCTGTGTCAGGAactcttatattttaaataaaacagtttCTACCTTTGAAGGTCTCAAATTTTGTGGAAGATGAGGAGAGAGACACATAAAGTACTTTCAAAAATATGgtaaagggctgggtgcggtggtttacacctgtaatcccagcactttgggaggccaaggtgggcagatcacctgaggtcagaagttcaaaaccagcctggccaacatggtgaaactctgtgtctactaaaaatacaaaaattagctgggcctggtggcgggtgcctgtaatcccagctactcgggaggctgaggcaggagagtcacttgaacctgggaggtggaggttgcagtgagccaagatcacaccattgcactccagactgggcaacagagtgagactccatctcaaaacaaaacaaaacaaaatatggtaaAGGGTCAAGACCGAGgtatgtaggctgggcacagtggctcacacctgcaatcccagcactttgggaggctgaagcaggaggattgtttgagccaggagttcaaggccaccctgggcaacatggcaaaatcccatctctacaaaaaatacaacaattagctgggcctggtggcatgtgactgtctGTAGTCCTGGCTTCGTGGCAGGCTGAGCCAAGAGGCTCTCTTGAGCTAGGAGGTTGAAGccgcagtaagctgtgatcataccactgtactccagcctgcacaacagaacaagacccttgtcttaaaaaaaaaaaaaaaagaccaaaatgtCCCCTTGCCATACTATTTGGATGGCAAGGGGACATTCTGACCAGCTtcagaaaaaaagtgagagagtAGCCAGGGAAGGAATCTTGGAATAAAAAGTACAGCtagagaaattaagtgacttaCCTTAATGGCCTCTACTTGTTGGCAAATCATATTCAGTAAAGAATTCCGATCTTCTGTCCATCGAGGTGGTGTTTCGGgagaatactgaaaaaaaaaataaaaataacaaaacagcatttaaaacacttagaacagaAACAATTTCACAATGAAATGATTCCATTCTTTCCTGTTTACCTTGTAACTTTTACTTGGTGATAGTGAATATTTGGTAGGAGACGGTGtagaatgttttatttctgaatCTGCATTTCGCAAAGAACCATTTTTATAGAGAGGACCTCCTTCACTATAGTCTTCGAGTTCCTGCATGACTGAATTAAGCATCTGTTTTACAGACTCCAGGGGCACaggcaactaaaaataaaagacattaattAAGGGCTTTCATTTGCAAAAAATTCCAAAAGTAAAAActctaaaatgatatattttatcttatttacatttttgtcacTTTAATAAGCACTTTAcactttaaataataatacacgtgaaagtgttttttaattatcttttttctttgtttttctgttgttttgtattattatttttatttttttgtctttattctatttttttcttcaggaacACAGAAAAGTGTTGTACAGTCTAACATCTTCTGATTCTAAAGTCCATGCTCTTTCTATTACTTCTGTTAACCATGATAATTGTAGAGGAATGTTAACTTGGAAAGCTTTTCCAAGTGAACAAAATAAGTTACTGATGTTTTCTAACTGATTTTCAATGGTGACAGAAATACAGATGCTACAATACACCAGACAACATAAATCCTAATAAAAGAGTAGTAACACAAATTAATCAACAAAACACTCAGAAGACTGAACATAATTTAACATCATCATGACAATCTCAAACAGCTGACAGCAAGAAAACAAGGGCGTTCATAATGGCTGATGACGATGAGAAGAAATGCTCTTAAGTTGTCAGCAACAACTTTCAATTTCAGCAAAGTTCATTAAGAATTAGTCCTGAGGttataatatttgttttgattACACTGCTAAGATAACAAAATCAATGTCTTATCTTAGAAATCTTTTCTAATTCCCCAAGAAGTACTTTTTAAGAGCATATACCTAGATTCCCAAGTTTAAAAAGACACACCAAACCTAAGACAAAGCAAGCAAATCTAAGCATTTAGACACACGCATCCCTTCTGTGCATTAATAACAACATATTACTGAGTATTTTTGAAATTACCAAAATATAAGACCAACGCAAAAACACTGACCAGTGGGTTATCAGTAAGAACGTACATACAACAACCTGCTACTTACTTTCTTGACCACTGAAAGATTTGAATCACCGTCATCTATAATCTTTATTAGGTAGTCCCTGgt encodes:
- the RGPD6 gene encoding RANBP2-like and GRIP domain-containing protein 5/6 isoform X8, encoding MKGHFYMYAGSLLLKMGQHGNNVQWRALSELAALCYLIAFQVPRPKIKLREGKAGQNLLEMMACDRLSQSGHMLLSLSRGKQDFLKEVVETFANKIGQSALYDALFSSQSPKDTSFLGSDDIGKIDVQEPELEDLARYDVGAIRAHNGSLQHLTWLGLQWNSLPALPGIRKWLKQLFHRLPHETSRLETNAPESICILDLEVFLLGVVYTSHLQLKEKCNSHHSSYQPLCLPFPVCKQLCTERQKSWWDAVCTLIHRKAVPGNLAKLRLLVQHEINTLRAQEKHGLQPALLVHWAKYLQKTGSGLNSFYGQLEYIGRSVHYWKKVLPLLKIIKKNSIPEPIDPLFKHFHSVDIQASEIVEYEEDAHITFAMLDAVNGNIEDAVTAFESIKSVVSYWNLALIFHRKAEDIENDALSPEEQEECRNYLTKTRDYLIKIIDDGDSNLSVVKKLPVPLESVKQMLNSVMQELEDYSEGGPLYKNGSLRNADSEIKHSTPSPTKYSLSPSKSYKYSPETPPRWTEDRNSLLNMICQQVEAIKKEMQELKLNSSKSASRHRWPTENYGPDSVPDGYQGSQTFHGAPLTVATTGPSVYYSQSPAYNSQYLLRPAANVTPTKGSSNTEFKSTKEGFSIPVSADGFKFGISEPGNQEKKREKPLENDTGFQAQDISGRKKGRGVIFGQTSSTFTFADVAKSTSGEGFQFGKKDLNFKGFSGAGEKLFSSRYGKMANKANTSGDFEKDDDAYKTEDSDDIHFEPVVQMPEKVELVTGEEGEKVLYSQGVKLFRFDAEVRQWKERGLGNLKILKNEVNGKLRMLMRREQVLKVCANHWITTTMNLKPLSGSDRAWMWSASDFSDGDAKLERLAAKFKTPELAEEFKQKFEECQRLLLDIPLQTPHKLVDTGRAAKLIQRAEEMKSGLKDFKTFLTNDQTKVTEEENKGSGTGAAGASDTTIKPNAENTGPTLEWDNYDLREDALDDSVSSSSVHASPLASSPVRKNLFRFDESTTGSNFSFKSALSLSKSPAKLNQSGTSVGTDEESVVTQEEERDGQYFEPVVPLPDLVEVSSGEENEQVVFSHRAEIYRYDKDVGQWKERGIGDIKILQNYDNKQVRIVMRRDQVLKLCANHRITPDMSLQNMKGTERVWVWTACDFADGERKVEHLAVRFKLQDVADSFKKIFDEAKTAQEKDSLITPHVSRSSTPRESPCGKIAVAILEETTRERTDVIQGDDVADAASEVEVSSTSETTTKAVVSPPKFVFVSESVKRIFSSEKSKPFVFGNSSATGSLFGFSFNAPLKSNNSETSSVAQSGSESKVEPKKCELSKNSDIEQSSDSKVKNLSASFPTEESSINYTFKTPEKGPVSSQQSLKNLRERRNTDLPLLDMHTVTQEEGEGMETTDTESVSSASTYTQSLEQLLNSPETKLGLLLCLNMFFFFNFTVLFNYYYSKVHMLFWAAPIKFLSIFHYLFVLGFSRGTELIGWLDGWMGWMDGCLLSITLHDH